DNA from Globicephala melas chromosome 11, mGloMel1.2, whole genome shotgun sequence:
TTATCTCGGTTAGTTAGAGCTCATCCAAACCACGCCCCCATCCCTGGGGAGTCCTTGTCTCTCCTCCCACCTACACACTCttacaccccaccccccaaactggAAGGCTGAAGTTTGAGGATCACAGGGAAGCAGCCAGTGACGTCTGGAACCAAAATACCTGTTAAGGGATAGTAGCATAAGCCATTCATACTCTAGGGGGGACTGGTTTATCAAACTTGATAAACCATCCTGCGGCAGGTAGGGTGAGCTATAACGGGCGTCCAGGAAGGCGTAAGCCGGTGGGCGCCAAGGGGGCGGGGCGCGGGTCCGGGCCTGGGCTCAGCGTATCCTGGGGCCCCGGGGGCTCCGAGGGCGGGGCCCAGGCAGAGGGGGCTCACGCGGCCGTGACCCTCACACAGGACGGCTACATCGACTTCATGGAGTACGTGGCGGCGCTGAGTCTTGTCCTCAAGGGGAAGGTGGAACAGAAGCTGCGCTGGTACTTCAAGCTCTACGACGTGGACGGCAACGGATGCATCGACCGCGACGAGCTTCTCACCATCATCCGGGTAACTCCAGGTGCAGAGGGCCGGGCAGGGGCGGAGGCAGAGCTGAGAGCCTGGGGCTGGGTCTTAAGATGGCGGAATAGCGTGCTAGGAAGGGGACAGGATTGGGACTGACTTCCCCTGCGTGGCTCGGCCTTCACCAGCTGCGTGACCCGGGCCAGGTTTCCTctgctctctgggcttcagtttcctaatctgtaccAAGATATGTCGAAGCACAGTCTCAGCTCTGCCTAAGGCCTCAGGCACCTTGATCTGTACTCACCTTACACACACGCTGTTGGGAGCCTGATGTGCTCGCTCTGCCCCTCTCCTACCGCTGAGACTAATTAGGACGGGTCATCTCACTTCTTCCCTCCCAGGCCATCCGAACCATTAACCCCTGCAGCGACTCGACCATGACCGCAGAGGAGTTCACCGATACAGTGTTCTCCAAGATTGACGTCAATGGGGATGGTGAGGCCGCGCTGGGGGTCCCCAGGGGAGGGGTCACTGGGGGTGTCCCCAGGGTCCCCAGGGGAGAGGGCAGAAGGGGAGACGGAGGCACAAAAGGGCCGCTGCTGGCcacctcctctgcctgcctccgcCCCGGCCACAGAGCTGGCTTTTGGGGATGCCTGCACCAGACTGGTCTCTGGCTCCTTGGCCAGCCCCATTCACAGCCACTTCCTCCAGCCTTGGTTCTGTCCCCCTTACAAGACTGCAGCTCTGGGCCCCAGACAGCAGATGTGAACACCTCCTGCCCATGATGCCCTTTCTCTCTATCCCAGGGGAACTCTCCCTGGAGGAGTTCATGGAGGGCGTCCAGAAGGACAAGATGCTCTTGGACACGCTAACCCGAAGCCTGGACCTTACCCGCATTGTGCGCAGGCTCCAGAATGGAGAGCAGGATGAGGAGGGAGCTGGTGGCAGGGAAAGTGAGGCAGCGGAAGCAGCCGGCTGAGCCCACCGCCCTGCTGTTTCTGTATTGGGGACAGGTGTGTGGTGGTGCCTGGTGTCTCGTTGTTTTAATACTAGATGGAGTCTTCTGAACTCAGAGGCTCAGCTCACCTGCTTGGGGCACATGGTGGCAgcagaggggcaggggtggggattcAGAGCAGGGGACGGGGAAGGAGGGTTCCTGAACTCTCTGTGCGACTCAGCTGGTGGTAACCGCTCCCTGCTGGGGGAAGCCTTCAACCTTCCTCaggctcctccccagccccttctggcccctcccccagcttttACCAGCTCTTCCACTGAGCTTCTCCAGTTCCACGCTCTTCTGGACAGAGAAGCTTTGATGCAGAGGTGGGCTTTCCCGGGACGCTAATGGGATCACACAGATCTGGTGGCTGCGGCCGCCATCTGGGTGCTGTATCACACACCCATCCTGCCCCCAGCATCCCAGAGTGTACTTGTGTGGTCTGTGTTGATTCGTTCCTCccttcaacaagcatttatcGAACACCTACTTTGTATTAATGCTAGATGTTAGACGTGCAAAGAAGACGACAGTTCTCATCTTCAAAGAACTCACAGGCCAAGcatcattataataaaatatgatacTATAGACAGTGCTCCTTTATCCAGAGGAAATCCATATTTATTCAGAAGTGACTGCACAACACCCTCGTTCTTCCCCTGCTGGCCCCTCGGTGGCACATGGGGCCACATGGTTCCCCACAGGATTATGACTCAATTGTTTATGGCAAGTGTCCTGACCATCCCTGATCTAGCCTAAATCCCTCTTGCTGCAGTGACACCTGACAGCCAGTTGGGAATTGGAACAATCTGTTATAGGTGGGCTCTATCCCCATTCTTTGCACACCCCAACTTTAGGAACACCTGTCCAAGAACCTGGGGAGAGACATAGGCTGGAACAGTTATGACCATTTTTTCAAAGATGCTCTTTCCTTCTGAACTTTGAGTCTTCGCTTCAGTGGGGTGTGGGGGAAGTTCAgggagtaaaaaaaaatccaggggtGGGAAAGAGCAAACAAGCGGAAAGGGGGGTAAATCCCCAGCTTGCAGAGAGCCccctgggtggggaggagaggatgtGTTTCGCTCACACCGTCCTGTCCATCACGTGAACCACTTCAGACTGGGAAGTCAGCCGGGGACCGCCAGCCTGAGCACAGACATGGAGGGAAGGTGGAGCTCAATGCCTGGGGCAACCTGGAAAAAAAGAGAGTTGACATTTCTGCTGCTTCTCTTGGTGGCTGCCTCTTGGGAAA
Protein-coding regions in this window:
- the GUCA1A gene encoding guanylyl cyclase-activating protein 1, encoding MGNVIDGKSVEELSSTECHQWYKKFMTECPSGQLTFYEFRQFFGLKNLSPWASQYVEQMFETFDFNKDGYIDFMEYVAALSLVLKGKVEQKLRWYFKLYDVDGNGCIDRDELLTIIRAIRTINPCSDSTMTAEEFTDTVFSKIDVNGDGELSLEEFMEGVQKDKMLLDTLTRSLDLTRIVRRLQNGEQDEEGAGGRESEAAEAAG